A single region of the Drosophila miranda strain MSH22 chromosome 2, D.miranda_PacBio2.1, whole genome shotgun sequence genome encodes:
- the LOC117187171 gene encoding importin-13-like, with the protein MQRTMPIFRRIAKMWVEELDVLEAACSAMKHAIMNLRSSFRPMLQNLCYFIVASFQTRCCAPTLEISKTTIVMFYREEGCKPYMQELLREFIKHSFKLFENTPQQNFSNISDTMEAFFGCLAQIVKKIPQALEDKTLAYDRLVYYGQRCMTLPESGAIRCGIQFMTHFTIQSRNHEHITEVVLKTGEQTVYFIMMCVGYLTPRSQVDKFADIILAFNKKYPAELAIWLKTVMSVPHFPTPLLNDAEKSRYVSLIIKEKVNKRLLQQHLSEMAIKLRGLTEKFQ; encoded by the exons ATGCAAAGAACAATGCCAATTTTTAGGCGCATTGCCAAGATGTGGGTGGAGGAGCTAGATGTTTTAGAG GCCGCCTGTAGCGCCATGAAGCATGCCATTATGAACCTAAGAAGCAGCTTCCGACCCATGCTGCAGAATCTGTGCTACTTTATTGTGGCCAGCTTCCAGACACGCTGCTGTGCACCAACGCTAGAGATATCCAAGACA ACTATTGTCATGTTTTACAGGGAAGAGGGCTGTAAGCCCTATATGCAAGAACTTCTGCGGGAGTTTATCAAGCACAGCTTCAAGCTATTTGAGAACACGCCACAGCAGAACTTCTCGAATATATCGGACACCATGGAGGCCTTCTTCGGCTGCCTGGCTCAGATTGTGAAGAAAATACCTCAGGCATTGGAAGACAAGACACTGGCCTACGATCGCCTCGTCTACTACGGCCAGCGTTGCATGACGCTGCCCGAAAGCGGTGCCATACGCTGCGGCATACAGTTCATGACACACTTTACGATTCAGTCGCGCAACCACGAACACATCACCGAGGTCGTGTTGAAAACTGGCGAACAGACCGTGTACTTCATCATGATGTGTGTGGGATATTTGACGCCACGCTCGCAGGTGGACAAGTTTGCCGATATCATATTGGCCTTTAACAAAAAGTATCCTGCGGAGCTGGCCATCTGGCTAAAGACCGTGATGTCCGTCCCCCATTTCCCCACACCGCTGTTAAACGATGCAGAAAAGTCGCGATATGTTTCTTTGATTATCAA GGAAAAGGTGAACAAGCGGCTGCTGCAACAGCATCTGTCGGAGATGGCCATCAAGTTGCGCGGACTCACCGAAAAGTTCCAGTAA
- the LOC117187429 gene encoding importin-13-like, whose amino-acid sequence MRVLNEIPYEKMNVKLLGTALETIGSYCNWLMENPTYIPAAIDLLVRGLNSSMSAQATLGLKELCRDCQLQLKPFAEPLLNACHASLNAGRMKNSDSVRLMFSIGKLMSLLPPDGIPKHLDIIVSPCFEELQAICQSDGKTPTARIRTIFRLNMISTLFSSLNTDLSEEDNLSYLS is encoded by the exons ATGCGTGTCCTGAACGAGATACCATACGAGAAGATGAACGTTAAGCTGCTGGGCACGGCCCTGGAGACAATTGGTTCCTATTGCAATTGGTTAATGGAGAATCCCACCTATATACCGGCGGCCATAGATCTGCTGGTGCGCGGCCTCAACTCGTCCATGTCGGCCCAGGCCACGCTCGGTCTGAAGGAGCTGTGTCGCGACTGTCAGCTGCAATTGAAGCCATTCGCCGAGCCGCTGCTCAATGCGTGCCATGCCTCGCTCAACGCCGGGCGCATGAAGAACTCGGACTCGGTCCGGCTGATGTTTAGCATTGGCAAATTGATGAGCCTCTTGCCGCCCGATGGTATACCCAAGCACTTGGACATAATAGTCAGTCCATGCTTTGAGGAATTGCAGGCCATTTGCCAATCTGATGGG AAAACTCCCACGGCACGGATTCGCACAATTTTCCGTCTCAACATGATCTCCACTCTGTTTTCTTCATTGAATACCGATTTGAGTGAAGAGGACAATCTttcgtatctttcgtag
- the LOC108155797 gene encoding serine/threonine-protein phosphatase 2A 56 kDa regulatory subunit delta isoform isoform X3 has protein sequence MVFGAMLLTGNLNRPKQKQQQQSQQQQQQQQQEESSQSVSASSSSKEQPQQKQQDQPPAAGYYALGIRLPKSPSFHSGLDQLADDEEEDQQSLESSAQGSSKFKFSSVEELKAKFEGRKMPLSPPEAAAVVVTTTTSSSPSSSSTSSNSSASALSSLSQAASSSLASAAANSSASCSSLAATYGGGANSAAAALIASSPFGSQSSTSSLSLSSNAGMSKNTAPAPATTAAAAAAAGSTASGGNSLVSTLAQHFSAATSAAAAAAATAAASAASSASSSSASSSATNNAGGSIAASKVCSAPLLHTHTHIHTYSAHPHRYIQNLIHKTKNVKTKSIYSHFIATSSTSKSPVSAAAAIKNILNATKSVGNSAAAAAAAAASSTLPSAAAEGQEVPVPPAEELRPTVAQNLVGGISISLGIGQRNGSGTAPATVTATVTATATATTTSTSAVVILPTTTLGIHQNGDVTGGGGMAGIIGHSSQHHHHQGLTSPQTLQQLTGSPGRARDRNLFHSPPTASVALALPALRETAVSEREELFIQKIRQCCTLFDFSEPLSDLKFKEVKRAALHEMVDFLTNQNGIITEIIYPEAINMFSVNLFRTLPPSSNPNGAEFDPEKDEPTLESSWPHLQLVYELFLRFLESPDFQPNIAKRYIDHQFVLQLLDLFDSEDPRERDFLSTVLHRIYRKFLGLRAFIRKQINNVFYRFIYETEHHNGIAELLEISGSIIIGFALPLKEKHKQFLLKVLLPLHKAKSLSVYHPQLTYCVVQFLEKDPSLFEAVIKSLLKFWPKTHSPKEVMFLNEVEELLDVIEPAEFQKVMVPLFRQIAKCVSSPHFQVAERALCYWNNEYIMSLIADNSAVILPIMFTALNRNSKTHWNKTIHGLIYNALKLFMEMDQRLFDECSKNYKQDKQMEREKLSHREELWQQVESLARTKPGWSRSSYFNNSRLQQQQQQQQLTDSQNLYDQYNENDLTYDQLPQQSRQPPPPLPPQKQSSLQEPREVRQALATLTTLNNY, from the exons GTAGCAGTAAATTCAAATTCAGCAGCGTGGAGGAACTGAAGGCCAAGTTCGAGGGTCGAAAGATGCCCCTGTCGCCGCCAGAGGCAGCCGCAGTAGTAGTAACCACCACAACATCCTCGTCGCCATCGTCCTCGTCCACCAGCTCCAATTCGTCGGCATCGGCATTGTCCTCGCTCTCGCAGGCGGCCTCTTCCTCGTTGGCCTCGGCCGCTGCCAATTCCTCGGCCTCGTGCTCATCCTTAGCGGCCACCTATGGTGGTGGAGCCAATTCAGCAGCCGCCGCTCTGATAGCCTCGTCGCCGTTTGGCTCACAGTCCTCCACATCATCGTTGTCGCTGTCCTCAAATGCAGGGATGTCGAAGAACAcggcaccagcaccagcaacaacagcagcggcagcggcagcggcaggaaGCACAGCCAGTGGTGGAAATTCGCTTGTATCCACATTGGCGCAACACTTCTCGGCGGCCACAtcggctgcagcagcagctgcggcCACAGCAGCCGCCTCAGCAGCATCGTCCGCGTCCTCATCATCTGCTTCATCATCTGCCACCAATAATGCAGGCGGCTCAATTGCGGCCAGCAAGGTTTGCAGCGCTCCGttattacacacacacacacacatccacacaTATTCTGCACACCCACACAGATACATACAGAATCTGAttcacaaaacaaaaaatgttaaaaCAAAATCAATCTACTCTCATTTCATCGCTACCTCATCTACCTCCAAGTCACCCGTGAGTGCGGCCGCAGCCATTAAGAACATATTGAATGCCACCAAGAGTGTGGGAAATagtgctgcagcagcagcagcggcagcagcatcctCGACCCTGCCATCGGCTGCCGCCGAAGGCCAGGAGGTGCCCGTGCCGCCAGCCGAGGAGCTCCGTCCAACGGTGGCACAGAATCTGGTGGGAGGCATAAGCATCTCCCTGGGCATTGGCCAGCGCAATGGCAGTGgaacagcaccagcaacagtgACAGCAACAGTGacagcaacagcgacagcaacaaCCACATCCACATCTGCAGTTGTTATTCTGCCAACGACTACGCTGGGCATACATCAGAATGGTGATGTCACAGGCGGTGGCGGAATGGCTGGAATTATTGGTCATTCGTcgcaacatcatcatcatcagggCCTCACATCCCCACAAACGTTGCAACAGCTGACGGGCAGTCCAGGACGTGCACGCGATCGGAATCTGTTTCATTCGCCGCCCACTGCTTCGGTTGCCTTGGCACTGCCTGCACTGCGAG AGACGGCCGTCAGTGAACGGGAAGAGCTTTTCATCCAAAAGATACGACAATGTTGCACGCTTTTCGATTTCTCCGAGCCGCTGAGCGACCTCAAATTCAAGGAGGTGAAGCGTGCggctctgcacgagatggtcGATTTTCTCACAAACCAAAATGGCATCATTACCGAAATTATCTATCCGGAGGCGATCAATATG TTTTCTGTGAATCTATTCCGGACACTGCCGCCATCATCAAATCCGAATGGTGCCGAATTTGATCCCGAAAAGGATGAGCCAACGCTCGAGTCGTCTTGGCCACACCTTCAATTGGTATACGAGCTGTTTTTGCGTTTCTTGGAGTCACCGGATTTCCAACCAAATATTGCTAAGCGTTATATTGATCATCAATTTGTATTACAATTATTGGATTTATTCGATTCGGAGGATCCACGTGAACGTGATTTCCTATCGACTGTTTTACATCGCATCTATCGAAAATTCTTGGGTTTGAGAGCATTTATTAGAAAGCAGATCAACAATGTCTTTTACAG aTTTATTTATGAGACGGAACATCATAATGGCATAGCCGAATTATTGGAGATATCGGGCAGCATTATCATTGGTTTTGCTCTACCGCTCAAAGAGAAGCATAAACAATTTTTACTTAAGGTATTGCTGCCATTGCACAAAGCCAAGAGCCTCTCGGTCTATCATCCACAGTTGACCTACTGTGTGGTGCAGTTCCTCGAGAAGGATCCCAGTTTGTTCGAGGCGGTCATCAA AAGTTTGCTTAAGTTCTGGCCGAAGACGCACAGTCCCAAGGAGGTGATGTTCTTGAATGAGGTGGAAGAGCTGCTGGATGTGATCGAGCCGGCCGAGTTCCAGAAGGTGATGGTGCCGCTGTTTCGTCAGATAGCCAAGTGTGTCTCCTCGCCGCACTTTCAGGTGGCCGAACGGGCGTTGTGTTATTGGAACAACGAGTACATTATGTCCCTAATAGCGGACAATTCGGCGGTTATACTGCCAATAATGTTCACAGCGTTGAATCGCAACTCCAAGACGCACTGGAACAAGACCATACACGGTCTCATTTACAATGCGCTCAAGCTGTTCATGGAGATGGATCAGCGGTTGTTCGACGAGTGCAGCAAGAACTACAAGCAAGATAAGCAGAT GGAGCGGGAGAAGCTGTCGCACCGGGAGGAGCTTTGGCAGCAGGTGGAGAGCCTGGCCAGGACCAAACCAGGGTGGTCCAGGTCGAGCTATTTCAATAACAGCcgcctgcagcagcagcagcagcagcagcagctaaccGATAGTCAAAATCTGTACGATCAATACAATGAGAATGATCTAACGTACGATCAGCTACCGCAGCAGTCGCGccagccaccgccgccgctACCACCACAGAAACAGTCGTCGCTGCAGGAGCCCCGAGAGGTGAGACAGGCACTTGCCACACTAACCACACTAAACAACTACTAA